The nucleotide sequence CTTGGAAGGCGCCGCCTTCCCTTCGTGCGCCTTCTTCCCCTCTGCCGCTTCGCGGGGCGATTGCTCTGCCTTCGTCGCTTCTTTCTGCGCCGAATCGCTCACCTTCGCCGCCGGCTTCTTCGGCTCTTTTTCCTTCTTCGTCTCCACACCTTTGACGACGAGGACGTCCGTCTCCTCTTCAGGCGTGGAGCGTTTGACAAAAGGGAGCGTGTCTTTGTGCCTCAAATAGATCGTGGCCATCGGCGGCACCGTGATGACGAGCGACTGCTCGCGGTCGTGCCAGGGGACGTCCTCCGTATGGAGAGCGCCCTCGTTTTTCACGCCCGAGCCGCCGAACTCCTCGGCATCGCTGTTGAAGACCTCGCGGTATTCGCCCTTCTTCGGCACGCCGATGCGGTAGTCATGCCGCACCTCAGGCGTGAAGTTGCAGAGGACGACGAGGAAGTCCGCAGCATTGTCGGCCTTTCGGACGAAAGTGATGATGGAGTTCTCGCTGTCGTTGCAGTCGATCCACTCGAAGCCGTTCCAGTCGAAGTCGACTTCCCAGAACGGGCGGTTTTCCTTGTAGAACTTGTTCAAGGCGCGCGAGTATTCGAGCATCTTCGTGTGCATCGGGTACTCCTCGACGAGGTGCCAATCGAGGCTGTCGTCGTAATTCCACTCGATGAACTGCGCGAACTCGCCGCCCATGAAGAGGAGCTTCTTGCCGGGATGCGCCATCCAGTAGCCGAAGAAGCCGCGCAGTCCCGCGAACTTCTGCCAGTAGTCACCGGGCATCTTGCTCACGAGCGAGCATTTGCCGTGCACGACCTCGTCGTGCGACAGAGGCAGCACGAAGTTCTCGCTGAAGGCATACATGAAGGAGAACGTGACCTTGTCCTGATTCCACTTGCGGTAGATGGGGTCGAGACTCATGTACGAGAGCATGTCGTTCATCCAGCCCATGTTCCACTTGTAGTTGAATCCCATGCCGCCCATGTAGACGGGCTTCGAGATCAGAGGCCAAGCCGTCGACTCCTCAGCGATCATCAAAGCGTCGGGATGGAACTTGAAGATCGCCTCGTTGAGCTTCTTGATGAAGTCCATGGCTTCCAAGTTGCCCGTGTCTCCGTACTTGTTCGGCTGCCACTCGCCGTCCTTCCTGCCGTAGTTCAGGTAGAGCATGTTGGCGACGGCGTCGATGCGCAGGCCGTCGATATGGTACTCCTCGAACCAGAACATGGCGTTCGAGATGAGGAAGCTCTGCACTTCCGTCCGACCGTAGTCGAAGTTCGTCGTGCCCCACTCCCAGTTCTCGGCACGCTGTTCGTTGTCCGATTCGTAGAGCGTCATGCCGTCGAAGTGGCGAAGCCCCTGCTCGTCCTTGCA is from Selenomonas sputigena ATCC 35185 and encodes:
- the glgB gene encoding 1,4-alpha-glucan branching protein GlgB, encoding MNVSALSEFDLFLYHQGTNYHAYEMLGAHFMEKDGKNGVRFAVWAPHAKSVSVVGDFNAWDTRTHTMERIGDGEIWVTFIEGLEEGEVYKYAIEPQWGGPHIMKADPYGFYAEKKPKTASRLYDLSKYQWNDAAWQERKKTHPSYSNPMLTYEVHLGSWRRTLEGGYLSYRELADQLIGYAKKMNYTHIEVMPLCEHPFDGSWGYQATGYYAVTSRYGEPDDFRYFVDTAHANGIAVIMDWVPGHFCKDEQGLRHFDGMTLYESDNEQRAENWEWGTTNFDYGRTEVQSFLISNAMFWFEEYHIDGLRIDAVANMLYLNYGRKDGEWQPNKYGDTGNLEAMDFIKKLNEAIFKFHPDALMIAEESTAWPLISKPVYMGGMGFNYKWNMGWMNDMLSYMSLDPIYRKWNQDKVTFSFMYAFSENFVLPLSHDEVVHGKCSLVSKMPGDYWQKFAGLRGFFGYWMAHPGKKLLFMGGEFAQFIEWNYDDSLDWHLVEEYPMHTKMLEYSRALNKFYKENRPFWEVDFDWNGFEWIDCNDSENSIITFVRKADNAADFLVVLCNFTPEVRHDYRIGVPKKGEYREVFNSDAEEFGGSGVKNEGALHTEDVPWHDREQSLVITVPPMATIYLRHKDTLPFVKRSTPEEETDVLVVKGVETKKEKEPKKPAAKVSDSAQKEATKAEQSPREAAEGKKAHEGKAAPSKAEAVKKSSAAPQKKPKGGEAKKSVKARPRKAETAKGATKTAKPPKKSSKKKAAAQ